The Suricata suricatta isolate VVHF042 chromosome 16, meerkat_22Aug2017_6uvM2_HiC, whole genome shotgun sequence genome contains the following window.
aggctccacttgaactcacaacccttagcccaagatctgagctgagatcaagagctggacacttaattcggggcgcctggtggctcagtcagttaagcatctgactttggctcaggtcatgatctcacggttagcaGGTttgagcccgcgtcgggctctgtgctgacagctcagagcctggagcctgcttcagattctgtgtctccctccctctctgacctgcccctgctcacactgtctctctcaaaaataaaatatattttaaaaaattaatagacacTTAACATAgggtggacacttaacctatggagccactcaggcacccccccccaGAGCCCTATCTTGAACTTGGGGTTCCCAGAAACCCGGCTGAGGGCACCTGTAGGGCTGTTCACACACAGGCCGCTTCTCTTCCCCAGGCCCATGGGAAGACGGTACCCCCGCCCCTGAAGTTAGATGTGACTATGATTCGTCCTGACCAGTGAAATTAGTGGAGTGGCTGTGAGTCACTTCTGGAGGGGGCAGAGCACCTTCATGAGGCACAGCATGATCCCCAGGATCCCTCCCATCACGTCTCGCCGCCGCTGCGCTGTGTCCAGCGGCGAAGGTGCCCAGAGCAAGGAGACCTGGGGCAGGCCTCCCCACAACCCACAGTGGCAAGAAGCACCCTCCACATTAAGGCACTTTGGTTTGGGGCTATTTGTTACTGCAACATGACTCAGCCCACTGATACACCTCGCCTCTTGCAGCCCACATgcagaaccccccacccccaccccgccatgaGCAGCATACCGATATCTTCCCGGGTCTCAAATTTGGAGCTGATGGCCACCTGGTCGTTGCCCCGACCGATGATCTGGAGCACAAGAGACATCATGATAAGCAACCAGCACAACAGCCACTCCACCATGCTGGCTGCCGCCCGGTGCGACACTCAGCTATTTCTGGACACAGTGACCCTGCATAACCCCTCGGCTGCCCTGTTATCTGCCCGCCACAAATGAGTGACCTAAGGCTCTGAGAAGGGGAGttgcctgcccaaggtcacatggcacATAAAGGCCAGAGGCAGAACTGAACCTGTCATTCCGTGTCACTAACCAGCAAGTACGTTCTAACCGGCCCCCAGCCTCCGGGCAAATGTGTCACCACGACCTCAACAGCCACCAGTCCCCACTGTCCCTCCACAAAAATACCACAATGCAGTACGTGGTCACCACCAGTCCACAGCCCCCCAAGGACAATTCCAAGAGCCAAAAAAACCTCCAGAAACACCAGATATGTGACTCAGGCACAAACACAGATAATAGCACCCGAGTGCGTTCAGAGTCCTGCGTACCTGCGTTAGTTTGACgtttcaaaacattttcctgCTGAAACAGGACTTTCACTGGGGGAAGCTGGCCAGACCCCACTGgcggtgtttttttttttttaaatgttttatttatttttgatacagtgagagagacagagcatgagagggggaggggcagagagagggagacacagaactggaagcaggctccaggctctgagctagctgtcagcacagagcccgatgcagggctcaaacccacgaacgtgagatctgacctgagccgaagtcggaggcttaactgactgagccacccaggcgccccggtgttttgtttttaaagtctggAAAAGTCTGAGTTCTAGAATCCATCTGGCCGCGGTGCCTGGGGGCCTGTTAGgcagttgactcttgatctcagttcaggttcgagagttcgagccccacatcaggttcggTGCTGacggtgcaaagcctgcttgagattctctctctctctcccctctctgcccctcccctgcttgctcactttctcaaaacaaataaataagaaagtaaaatacatGTGGCCCAAGGAATTCAGGTAAGGGACTGAGGGCCCATGTTCTGACACCCATTtacagggagactgaggcagagcAGACGGGTCACCCACCAAGGTTACGGCCAGAAGGTGAACTAGGCAGAGCCACGTGAACCGAGATGCTGACCAAGTGCCTACTGGGGCAGGCCCTGGGCCGCATAAGTGTTTTATGCCCATTATCTCACTATCCCCTCAAGCAGCCTGGGACATAAAAGACAGGAtgcattcccattttacatattagaaactgaggcttggagagtcCTATCCATGGGGAGAAGTAGCATCAAGCCCGGGTCTGTGGGAATCCAGAGTCTGTGCCCTCAGCCGTCAAACTCTCCTGCCTGAACCACGGAggggagagctgggggggggggccctcgtCCCGTCCCCCCTGGCCCAGCACCATACTCTCCAACGCACCATCGGGCAGAGGCACACCCGGGCCAGCGTCATGGTGAAGGTCGCCATGGTGACAGGGTGGAAGTCCAGAATCTTGGGGTAGATGTCCAGCGGGGACAGCGTCTGTAGCGGGCACAGCAGGCGGGGCCTGAGCGGGACTGGGCAGACACCAGGAACCTGGTGGTggcaggctggggacaggggcGCGGAAAAGGGTCCTCACCCCAGACGTGATGATGACGGACTGGAAACGCTCGAACACGGGTTTGATGGCCAGCGAGGCGTCCATGCAGCTGCAGGACGCGGAAGAGGGTGGTGAGGGCCGCGCTGGGGCCCCTGCAGTCCATCCACCCCCTGGCACTGGGCTCCCGACTCACCTAAAGTGCAGGATGGGGTTGGCAATGGTGGGGGTCCTGTCGTCAAAGGGCTCGATGATGATGGTGAAACCTGGGAGCCAGCGAGATTCGAGGTCACCTGTCCTAGCCACGCCCCCTGGCCATGCCCTCCTCCTTGTGAGCGATGGGGACCACCAACCCTTTGCCCCAGATTAAGACCTGGGCATCCAGAGTCCCAAGTACACCCCAACCTGCCTGCTCCTCCCAGGACCAACACCCACTCAGCACCATGAACAGACAGCACCAAAGGTGCACCCCTGAGTGCCCCGGGGCCATGAGAGCCCAGCCCGCCCCCAAGATCTAAGCCACAAGGCTGGCCAGCTCTGCCTCCAAAGCCCATCTGTAGTCTGGTcactcctcccacccctccccctccttgaCCATCGCCTCTGCCTGGACCACTGTAGCCACCACCTGGCTGGGGGCTTCCAGCGCCTAccctgctcccttccctgcaGCCAGAGACACCCGATGAAATCCTAAGTCAGgtcacacccctcccctgctcagaagcCCCACACAGCTGCCCAcacccctcccagggcccagATCGTCCGGGACCCTGTCACACTGATCCCATTTCCTCCTTGCTCACAGGCCTCCTGCTTGACTTTTAAAACCACCGGGGCCCACTCCACCCcaaggcctttgcacttgctgggCCCACAGTTCAAAAAGCTTCCCCAGGTGGCGGGTTCCATTTCGTTATTTGGGACTCGACTCAAATGTCAGCGCCTCAGGCCTTCCCTGACCGCCCGAGCCACCGCGGGGACGCTCCAGCCCGGCAACATTTTTGTTTCTCGTGAAAACGACCCCTTTGTAGAATTATCTCCCTATTTGAGTCTTTGCTACCTGTCTTCTCTTCTGGGACACAAATTCCAAGAGATCAGCCCTGAGACCCCTCTTGATTCCTGTCACTTCCCCAATGCTGGGAACTGGGAAGTGCTGGGAACCAagcacttggttttggctcaggtcatgatctcacagtttggggattcgagccccatgtagggcttcgcaccagcagtgcagagcctgcttgggattccctctctccctgcctctctctcctgtgtgCACGTGCNNNNNNNNNNNNNNNNNNNNNNNNNNNNNNNNNNNNNNNNNNNNNNNNNNNNNNNNNNNNNNNNNNNNNNNNNNNNNNNNNNNNNNNNNNNNNNNNNNNNggggaggggggagggggaaggagggaggactCTCGCTGCCCTCGAAATAAAGACCAGACTCCGAGCCCAACCCTACAAGGTCCTGGAAGTCTGAGTCCCACAGACAACTCGCTGGACTGTGCCGGCCCCCAGATTCCAACCGCCAGGGGGcccagcagagggaggagaggacgAGCTTACCCTTGGCATAGGTGCTGACAAGGGTGGCGAAGTTTGCgaggagggtgaggggagagaagTCTGCGAGGTCGGCGATCTCCAGGGTGTGCAGGAGGGAGCGGAGGCGTTCGGCACAGAACCTGGTGCAGAGGCCGGTGGGCTCAGGGCGGTGGCGGAGGGCTAACAGGCCCAGCAACCCCCCGCGGTCACGGTCGGTCTCCCTGGGTGACGGGGTGCTCCAGGCAAACAGACTGAGGCTGCTTCAGTCACCTGCACATCCCCGCACCGCACACCCGCCCGTCATGCAGACAGTCCTGAGTCACGCAGTCGTATGTCACACGTGGCCGCACAACCTCATACAGGCTCTTGGTCAGAAGAGGAGAGCCACAACCATACCCGGAGTCCCAGTCACAATCTGAATCCCACatggccacacacacactcacaccaggACCTGGCACACCGCGTCTGTCACGCTGGGCCACCGTGGTGGCACATCCAGGCGTCAGAGTCCCACACACTCACAGAGGACAATCTCGCATGCACTGTGTCACCAGCACGCACTCGCACATGAGGCCACCCGGTCACCTAGGCTTGAGGCCGCCACCCACAAGGCAGGTCCCGGAGCGGGAGCACCTGCTCTCAGAGCCAGGAGGACCGCCAGAGCTTTAGAACCTGTGTCCGAACGCCACCTGCTCCCAGTCTGTCATCTGTACGCCCCCATCCTGGCCGGACCGGGTGTCCCCTTCTGAGCTCCCCCATCCCAGCCATGCTCACCCTGGTCGTCCCAGCCTGGGGACAGGCCGAGCCATCCTGCGGGCCGCCCCAGCCCCTTAGAGGCAGGCGGCCAGGGGCTTCAGAACCCTATGGGCCTGGTTTCACATAAGCGGCCCACGAGGTGCTGATGACCCCAGGCAatggctcctccccccccccaccaggccaCACTGTCCTCTGCAGCGCAGGGGTGCTGTCCTGAGCTCCCACAGACACGGAACGCAAAGCGCTCAGCTCGTGGTCAGTGCTCAAGACATGGTAAGTGACTTCTGTCACTGCTCTCTCATTTCACCACCAAAGAAACCTGGGAGTAAAGATGATGTCTCCTGCTTCCCAatgaacaaaagaggaaactgaggttcagaggagaCCAAGGACTTCTGCAAAACAGCCAAGGAAAAGTAGAGAAGGCCCCACCCTGCTCCCAGATCTATTCTCAGCCTGTTCTGTGCGGGGGAGACCGACCCCCGCCACAGACTGCTGGGGGGTGTTCCTAGCTCCTGCTTCAGGCTTCTGGGGAACAAAGAGAAGCCCCGGGAGGAGACAGGGGTCCAGGGAACCCACCCCGCTGGGGCTCGTCAGGACGAGTGCCCAGGACCCGTCagaccccctgccctgcccacctccgTCAAGCTCTCCGCTTGCCTGCCAGGTTCCTGCCCAGCACAGGGAGGCGGGCCCAAGCGCTACCTCACCCGTGGGCCCGCCGGGTGCGCCGGAACGCCACGGCGCATGCTCACTCTACACCCACCCCTTTCTCCGCCACCACCCGGGTCGCCATCCCGGGGGGCGCACCTGAGGGGCTTGCGCTGGATGCACACACGCTGGGCCAGGCCGCTCAGGAAGGCGGGGGGGCTCTCCTGCACCACGTGCTGCACCCGCAGCCGCCACTTGACGTACTCCAGCAGCCGCCGGAGGAAGCCCAGGAAGTGCTCGGCTGTGCGGATGGAGCCGGGGACCGCctctgcggggtgggggggggcagggtcagCCACCATGGGGAGGAGGGACGGGGCGCAGGCACGGCGGGGCGCGGCAGCTCACCCTGCAGCACCTCGTCGGGGAGCACGGGGTTGGCCAGGTGGGCGTCGGTCTCCCGGGCAGCACTGGCCTCCCGCAGCCCCTCCACCAGGCGGCGGTACTCCTCCCGCAGGCGCTGCTCATCCGTCTCCTTgatcctgtgggggagggggtgatcgGGTGTGAGAAGagtggggggcatctgggggacGGGCACTGGGACAGGATCTGTGTTCCCGGGAGTACGTCAGGCAGGGCACAGGGACGCGGGGGATGCTAGAGGACCCGacagcaggggcaggggtggtggcagGTCCGGCAGGTCCCAAGGCCCCCACCTGAGCACCGTCTTCTGCAAGGTCTCCAGGTTGCCCTGGCAGCGGTCGAGGGTCCGGCGGGTGATGTTGACGCTCATGGAGTCGATGCAGACGTTGTCTAGAGGAGAGCGGGGGGAGAGCTGGGCTCAGACTGCGGaggcagtagcagcagcagcagccagagGGGCTGACGACGTCCAACCCCCCACCTCACCGATGTTGTGGGCCTCATCGAAGACCACGACGGCCTTGCGGGCCAGCTCCTTGGAGACCAGCTCCGCGATCTTGGGGTCCAAGAGGTAGTGGTAGCTGTAAACCACCACGTTGGCATGCAGGATCTAGGGGCGCGGAGGGCAGGGTTACCCCAGCCTCTCGGAGAGCCCCCAGCCTCGGCCCAGCCACCCCCCACCAGCACAGCCATCGCTCCCTCCAGGGCCCACAGAGGCGGGGCCAGGCAAGCCGGACCCAGGCAAGGTACAAACACGAGCCaatggatagacagacagaccCCCCTGCCCCTCCGCCCAGCCCCCTGGCCCCCTCACCGAATATCGGGCAAGGAAATAAGGGCACCAGCCCTGGCGCCGCCCCAGGGCCTTCAGGTCATCCAGGTTGTAGATGCCTGCAGGGAGGGGTACCTGGCGCCCGTGGACGTCAAactcctgggggtgggagggtacGCGGGCGTCAGGGAGGACGGCTGTCACGGCCACCTTACTCCCCGGCCCTCCCGACCTCCCTCAGCCCACTCGGCGGGCACCTCGTAGAAGCGGCAGTGGGGCAGGCTGGGGTCCTGCTGGTACTGCGCCCGCACATAGGAGGCCGTGAGGCTGTGGCATTTCCCGTCGACGTCTTTCCCAAAGCGCAGGGGCATCACCTGGGGGCCGGGGGACATCTGAGTGCCCAGGAGCGCAAGCATTCCTTGCCCCTGGGTCTCTATGCCTACCAGCCGGGCGGGAAGGGGGCTGGCCTGCCCATCCGGGGTGAGAATCAGGAACTGTGGGGAGACTTGAACCTCAACTTATTTCGTTATTAAACAGTGAAGACACTTGGGAACTTAACTGAGGAGGCATAAGAGCAGGGCAACAGTTAGACTCTTACAttgatcttgggcttgtgagtttaagccccacgttgggtgtagaaattacctaaaaaataaaacctcaaggggaatgcccgggtggctcagttgagcggccaacttcagcccaggtcatgatctcaaagttcatgggtctgagccccatgccgggctctgcgctggcagctgggagcctggagcctgcttcggattctgtgtctccctctctctctgcccctccctgactcctgctgtgtgtgtatctctctctctctaaatatttttaaaaaatttaattaaaaataaaatcttggggcccatgagcagctcagtcggttgagcatccaactttagctaaggtcatgatcttacagttcatgagttcgagcctcacacagggctctgcaccaacagtgcactCTGCCTGGCATTCCCTCCGTTTCCCTCTCcccgctcctccctccccccgccccacccgtACATTCATGTGcgctctcactcaaaataaacaaacttaaaaaattataaaagaaaatctttaggggtacctgggtggctcagtggggcaagcattcaactcttaatcttggctcaggtcatgatctcatggtttgggagatccagccctgcatcgggctctgtgctagcagtgcttggagcctgcttgggattctctctccctctcttcccctcctccattcacataCTTGCATTGCACacactctcaaataaacttaaaaaaattctttttaattaaaaaaacattttaatgtttatttattaagacagagagaaacagcgcatgagtaggggaggggcagagagagagggagacatagaatccgaagcaggctccaggctctgagctgtctgcacaaagcccgatgtggggctcaaacccacaaaccatgagatcatgacctgagctgaagttggatgcttaaccgactgagccactcaggtgcccccaaaaataaaatattaaaaaaggggggagggacagaaaacagatgggTGGTTGCCTTGGGCGGGGGGtgagaaatggatgaaggggaggaaacttccagttataaaataaacgaGTTCTAGGGATGTCTAAGGAGACTGTAGTTCATAATTCCGTATTGCATTATTCCAAGATCCTAAGAGATCtgaaaagttctcattacaaaaaaaaatcattgaattctGGAAAGTGATAGATATAACTAGACTTAaccatggtgatcattttgcaaactACACAAATAGGGAACCTGTACACCGgccacctgaaactaacatggtatgtcaattacacctcaatttaaaaaaaaaaaaatcaagctttgAAGACTCTTTAGTGCATCCCTTAAGGGTGACTGCTTTATCTTTACAAATGCTAAAAATATCCAGAACCCTGGCAAGTCTGAGACTCAGAGGAGGTTCCGTGGCACAGTTTGAGAATGGGTCTTGCCTTGCCCCGTGGCCCTGAGGCTCTGGGGGTGGCACCACCACAGCCCCAGGGCCCACTTTCCCCACAACAGAACCTGTTCCTTCACCAAAGGGAAGCCTCTTGAGGCTGCTgacccttccctcttcccttcctctttcctccactgCCAAGGCCCATGCTTCTAATTATCATCCATCTCATCTATCAGGTCTCACACTCTTACAAAGAACGTCATGTAATATATATTCCGCGAGTTACCACATGTAAAGTGCCTGGAACACTGCTTGGCAGTGAGCCCGATGGTTTTGTAACATAACTCAATAGTCATGAATGTTCTATGTGTCACAGATCATTATATAAATATCACGGCCATTTCTAATGTTGTTTTAGCTTTTTGCACATGCTAAGGGCGATACATAATCTCactcagtcttttatttttttaatgtttattcatttttcagacacagcgtgtgagcaggggaggggcagagagggagacacagaatgagaagcagcctccaggctctgagctgccagcacagagccagatgcagggctcgaacccacggaccgtgagatcacaagctgagcttaactgactgagccacccaggcgcccctcagtctttttttttatttactgagaTATAATGGACATGTAACACTATGTTAGTTTCAGCTTGTACAACATTAGGATTCCATActtgtatacattgcaaaatgaccACAATAAATCtatagttaatatccatcaccacatagttacagttttgtttttttttaaaataagcttatgcccagtttggggcttgaactcatgaccctggagAGTCAcatgctgcactgactgagccagccaggcaccccacaactttttctttttattcttataatgttttgttttgtttgagacacagagaaacagagcatgagtgggggagggtcagaga
Protein-coding sequences here:
- the ERCC2 gene encoding general transcription and DNA repair factor IIH helicase subunit XPD, with product MKLNVDGLLVYFPYDYIYPEQFSYMLELKRTLDAKGHGVLEMPSGTGKTVSLLALIMAYQRAYPLEVTKLIYCSRTVPEIEKVIEELRKLLHFYEKQEGEKLPFLGLALSSRKNLCIHPEVMPLRFGKDVDGKCHSLTASYVRAQYQQDPSLPHCRFYEEFDVHGRQVPLPAGIYNLDDLKALGRRQGWCPYFLARYSILHANVVVYSYHYLLDPKIAELVSKELARKAVVVFDEAHNIDNVCIDSMSVNITRRTLDRCQGNLETLQKTVLRIKETDEQRLREEYRRLVEGLREASAARETDAHLANPVLPDEVLQEAVPGSIRTAEHFLGFLRRLLEYVKWRLRVQHVVQESPPAFLSGLAQRVCIQRKPLRFCAERLRSLLHTLEIADLADFSPLTLLANFATLVSTYAKGFTIIIEPFDDRTPTIANPILHFSCMDASLAIKPVFERFQSVIITSGTLSPLDIYPKILDFHPVTMATFTMTLARVCLCPMIIGRGNDQVAISSKFETREDIAVIRNYGNLLLEMSAVVPDGIVAFFTSYQYMESTVASWYEQGILENIQRNKLLFIETQDGAETSVALEKYQEACENGRGAILLSVARGKVSEGIDFVHHYGRAVIMFGVPYVYTQSRILKARLEYLRDQFQIRENDFLTFDAMRHAAQCVGRAIRGKTDYGLMVFADKRFARADKRGKLPRWIQEHLTDANLNLTVDEGVQVAKYFLRQMAQPFHREDQLGLSLLSLEQLESEETLRRIEQIAQQL